ATGAGAGCACCATATCTGACTCACCCTCAAGGAACATAGAGTAAGCTTCAGACCAGCCTTTAGTCACAGTAACGGTTTTCTTGGAAAGCTGTTTCCACGCTTGAGTTGCATCGTCGCCATAAACCGACTTCATCCACAGCATCAGACCTTGGCCTGGCGTTGAAGTACGCGGATCTTGGTAAATCACCTTGAGATCGTCACGCTGTTCAACCAACTCTTTCAAGCTCTTAGGTGGGTTTGATAGCTTTTCTGTGTTGTAGATAAATGAGAAGTAACCGAAGTCATAAGGAACAAAGGTGCTGTCATCCCAGCCATTAGGTAGCACTACCGAAGAGGTATCGACACTATGCTCGGCAAGTAGACCCGTTTTCTTCGCTTCCGCCATTAGGTTTTGATCAAGGCCAAGCACCACATCGGCTTTGCTATTGCCACCCTCTAGACGCAAGCGGTTTAGAATTGATACTCCGTCTTCCAGCGCAACAAAGTTCACATCACAGCCACATTTCTCTTCAAATGCTTTCTCTACAGCAGGACGCGGGCCCCAGTCTGCAGCGAAAGAATCATAAGTATATACCGTAAGAGTATTATCGGACGCTAGTGCGGAAAAAGAAGCCGCTGTAGTAACAGCAAGAGTGGTTAATGCAAATTTCACTGGACGCTCTCCGTGGTCTGAGCGGCACAGGCTTGAGGGAGGACAATGGAAACGTACTGCCTAACTCAATTCCTACGCCAGCATTATCTGGTTCAGGTTTACGGGTCCCAAGTTGACACTTGATCTCAGCCACCATTCATTATTTGAATGGTTAGCTCCCCGATGAGTAAGCAGAATTGTAATTGTATTTTAACCAATAAGCTACAAAGTTCGCCTTAATGACGCTGATCGTAGCCCCATCTTGGTACTAAACCCTGCTCTATCCCTAGGTGGTCAAGAATGCGAGCTACCATGAAATCGACAAGGTCATCGATCGATTTTGGCTGATGATAGAAACCCGGAGCCGCTGGCATGATGGTCACTCCCATCGTCGAGAGTTTGTGCATATTTTCCAAGTGTAGCGTCGAGAATGGCGTCTCTCGAACCACTAACAACAACTGACCGCGCTCTTTCATAACGACATCGGCAGCGCGTTCAATCAAGTTATCAGACATGCCGTGAGCTATCGATGCAACGCTTCCTGCTGAACATGGGCAAACCACCATCTGCTTAGGCGCGGCAGAGCCTGAAGCAACAGGAGAGAACCAATCGTCTTTACCGCACACCACCAAACGGTCAGGATCGCAGTTCAGGTATTTGACCAACACTGCTTTGGCCGCATCAGGGCCTGAAGGCAGCTTGAGATCATGTTCGGTCGCTAGCACTACTCTCGCAGCCGACGATATTAACAGGTATACCTTATAATCAGCGGCAAGTAGGCACTCTAATAAGCGCAAGCCGTATGGGGCACCAGAAGCGCCGGTGAATGCGAGGGTAATCGCTTTACTCTGTTTGGTCATGATCTCTTGTACTTCTTAAATCGATTAGAACGCGTGTATTTAACCTTTGGCCGCCAATCCATCAAGCAATTTCTGATGTATACCACCAAAACCACCATTGCTCATCACTAAGATTTGGTCACCCGGTTGCGCTTGCTCAATAATGCTCGTGACTAAAGAATCTAGATCGTCACTGACAATAGCGGGCTGATGACAAGCGTCTGCGACCTCTTGAACCGACCAATCGATGTTATCTGGTTGGAACAAGAAAGTGCGGTCCGCTTGCTTCAACGAATCGGCAAGGGTTTCTTTATGCACGCCTCGCTTCATCGTAGCAGAGCGAGGCTCCAATACGGCGATAATTTTACTGTTGCCTACCTTATTACGTAGGCCACCTAGAGTGAGTTCAATTGCCGTTGGGTGATGCGCAAAATCGTCGTATACCGTAACTCCAGCCACTTCCCCTTTTAGCTCTAAACGACGCTTGGTATTGATAAACTTGGCCAAAGACTCACACGCCAGGTCGGGAGTCACGCCGACATGTCTAGCGGCAGCGATCGCCATCAAAGCATTATTGACGTTGTGATCCCCCACCAACGGCCATTCAACCTGGCCGACACATTCACCTTGGAACAACACGTTGAACTGCGAGCCATCTTTGACTCGCTTTTCAGCACGCCAATCCGCCTCTTCACCCGCAAATTCCGTTTCACTCCAACACCCGCGAGACAATACATCCTCAAGAGCACGATCCTGTTGAGGAGCAAAAATTCGCCCATTGCCCGGAACAGTACGAATCAAGTGATGGAATTGACGTTTAATCGCCTCCAAATCGTCGAAAATATCCGCATGGTCAAACTCAAGATTGTTCATTACCAAGGTTCTCGGGTGGTAATGAACAAACTTAGAACGCTTATCAAAAAAAGCACTGTCGTACTCATCGGCCTCAACCACAAAGAACATGCTTTCACCCAGTCGAGCAGAGATACCAAAGTTACCCAACACTCCTCCAACTAAGAAGCCAGGCGCATAACCACAATCTTCTAAAATCCACGCTAGCATACTGGCTGTTGTGGTTTTTCCATGAGTGCCCGAAACCGCCAGAACCCAGCGGTCATGCAGCAGGAACTCTTGTAACCACTGTGGACCCGAGGTGTATTTCAGGTTGTTATCTAGTACATATTCAACACAAGGATTACCGCGACTCATCGCATTGCCAATCACCACTAGATCGGGTCTTGGCTCCAGTTGGCTCGGGTCAAAACCTTCAATAATATCGATGCCTTGTGACTCTAATAGTGTGCTCATTGGTGGGTAAACATTGGCATCACAACCTGTCACTTTGTGACCTAATTGACGGGCTAATACCGCTGCACCACCCATAAAGGTGCCGCAAATTCCTAAGATATGAATATGCATATATCGCTTCCAAAAACGGGCAAAAAGACTGCTTTATTAATCAAGATTATGTGCATTTCTTATCATGAATCGCCCAATAAAAGCGAGCCTCAATGCAAAACAAATCCAGTCGACATTCTAAGTGAGATCTGTGTCGCTTACTTCATTACCATTAAAAAGATCTTAAGTTTAAAATCTGGGTAAGCGACTAGATGAATAATGCCCGCTCAAGAGGCAACCCAATAGCGCTTGAATCCCCCAATTATTCAGAGAAGTTTAAGGAAATAACATGTCTGAGATGCGCACCCTTGGTGAGTTCATTGTTGAGAAACAAAGTGACTTTCCCCATGCAAGTGGTGATCTATCATCCCTTTTATCGTCGATCCGTCTTGCTGCGAAAATCGTTAACCGAGAAATCAATAAAGCGGGTCTTGTCGACATTACAGGTGCTGTCGGCACCGACAACGTACAAGGTGAAGCACAACAGAAGCTTGATCTGTACGCAAATGACAAATTCAAAGCAGCTCTGGAAGCGCGTGACCAAGTATGTGGTGTAGCGAGCGAAGAGGAAGACGAAGCGGTAGCTTTCAACAAAGAGTTGAACAAAAACGCTAAATACGTAGTGCTAATGGACCCTCTAGATGGTTCATCAAATATCGATGTAAACGTGTCTGTAGGTACGATCTTCTCGATCTACCGTCGCGTATCGCCTATCGGTACACCACCAACTCAAGAAGACTTCCTTCAGCCTGGCAACAAACAAGTTGCAGCGGGCTACGTAATCTATGGCTCTTCAACCATGCTGGTTTACACAACCGGTAATGGCGTGAACGGCTTCACTTACGACCCATCGCTGGGCACTTTCTGTCTTTCTCACGAAAACATGATGATCCCTGATGAAGGTAAAATCTACTCAATCAATGAAGGCAACTACATTCGTTTCCCAACGGGTGTGAAGAAGTACATCAAGTACTGCCAAGAGAATGAGCCAAGTGACAACCGCCCATACACATCCCGTTATATTGGTTCTTTGGTATCAGATTTCCACCGTAACCTTCTGAAAGGCGGCATTTATCTGTACCCAAGTACGCAAAGCCACCCGAACGGTAAACTGCGTCTTCTATATGAGTGCAACCCAATTGCTTTCATCATGGAACAAGCAGGCGGCGTAGCTTCTGATGGTGTTCAGCGCATTATGGACATCAAGCCAACCGAACTACACCAACGTGTGCCATTCTTTGTTGGCTCAAAGAATATGGTAAACAAAGTTGAAGAGTTCCTTGAGCTAAACCGAGACGAAGCTTAAAGCTTAATTTTCTCAGATACTAAAAAGCCAGTACTCGTGCGTACTGGCTTTGTTGTATTTAAACTTTGGTAAGATTTAGCGAAGGTCAATTTTAGACTGCGCGCCACCTTCAAACTTAATACGGAACCACTTGTCGATATCATCACAGATACCAAAGTACTGCTCACCTTTGCGGCCTAAGGATCTTGGATTCTGAGAGCAATATTCAATTCGACCAGCCTCGTACCCTTTATCATAAGCAGCATAAAGATCAGGACCAACTGCTGACTCTGCCGACTTTGACAATGTCGCTTGATCTTTTTTCGTGTACCCCTTCATCGCAGTTTGCTCACCAAACAGCTGCCAATCGTCAACATTCGACGTAGATGGTGGAGATTGCGCACAACCGAAAAGTACAACAGAAAACACCAACACTAAATATTTCATAATTTCCTCCTACTAGAGAGACTCATTGAGATTCTTACTACTACGTCGGAACTTTACTCCTAGTTCATACTTCAAACGCTTATTCTCGTTTACACCAGTCACCCGTAAGAATCTCTCGCTGCTCAGATAAATCATACTGATACAAATAAACCCACGCTAATCCAAATATAGTCTCAATTTGTTCACGACGATACTCAGTAGGTACATCTTCGAGTCGATCGAGCGAAGCCAAAACATAGTCGCTCACTATATAGACCTCCCCAAGCACTTTTTTCTTTCCGAATATCATGCCCGGATATGAGCCCAAATCGTACAGCGCAAATTGAGGTGGAGTTACCCAATCGCCTAGCTTCTCACTCTGTTTTAAAAAATGATGGTTATGCTGCCCTTTTCTCAGCGTCCCATAAACAAACACAAGGTGTGACATGGTCAGTTCCAGCCTATCCACTCATTACTCAAACTCGAATTGATAAAGCAGGTCTACCGCGCTGTCAACGCCAGAAACTGCCTCTAAATACAGGTCTTGCATCAAACGGTAACGCACAGTGAACTCTCCCAAAGAGTCGAAAATGCCAACACCATACTTCACTTGCAGACCCGGAAGAATATAACCACTTACGGTTACTTGTGAGTCATCCCCTGAGCCCGCGGTGTCAAGTTGAAGGTCTTGGACACCAAAAGCCTCACCTATCTCGCCCACCACTTTACCACTCTTGGCCAAGCTTAAACCGATTAAGGTTGTGGTCATCGAACCGCTGCCCGCTTCACCATCAATATCTTGCCCACGAAGTAAGTATGACAAAGCATTGGCTTGTGGCATCGACGGTTCTGAGTAGATATCAATTTTTGGCTCAGTTGCTGGCCCTGTCACTCTCACACCTGCGGTCACGTCATCTTGTGTATTGTCAGGATTTCGAATGGCATTGATCGCAACATAGGGTTGGTCTGGTGGGCCATTCATTAAGATCTTGCCCTCTTCAATGATCAAATCCTGTCCAAATGATCGATACGTACCATCAACAATGTTGACTTCACCTGTAATGAAAGGCCCTTGGTCTCTTTGAGCAACATTCAGTTTACCTACCAGGCCACCTTCAAGACCAAATGCAGACAGTTTAAAATCATCACCGATGGAGATATTAATATTGGTTTCGACATTAAACGGTACTTGAGTTTCACCCTCAGGTTGCAGATCTTTGTTAAGAATCACCTGATCTGAAGATACGCCAACGGCACTTGGAGGAAGCTCTTCAACAACAATACGTCCCCACGGCAGTGCAACATCACCAGTAATACGCGCAAGCTTTGGCGAAACATCAATTGTCATGTCCGGCACAACTTTGACTTTGACCATCGGTGGTACATCCACCATCAAAGAGTCGGCAAACACTCGTACCTGAGTACTCCACGCCTCAAGATCTTGCCATTGCCCGTTGCCTTCAACGTCCAATTGACCATCAGAAGTAACAATCGCTGCATCTAGGTTGGCACTGTAACCATCGAAGTCGAGCCCGATGCGGCCATCTGTAATATCCACAGGTGTCACATCGCCCTTCATTTGCATACCATCTACGGTAAACGAGCCAAACACTTGAGGGTGCATTAGAGAGCCTTTCACTTTAAGGTCACTCAATAGGTTTGCTTGTAACAAGCTGTATTCACCTAACAATGGTGCTAGAAAATCAAGATGGAAAGTACTGAGCTGCAGCGCGGCGTCTACCTGTTTATCTTCTACTACAACGTCTGGCAAGACCAACGAACCGGTTAGGTCACCATTGTCAGTGACATCAAGAAGCCAATCTGCCTCAAGTCGATTGTCTTTCAGCTTGGCATTCACTTGAATGTTCTCCCAACCTAATTTAATCGACTCTCCCACATCTTGAACGACTTGTCCTTTCGGCAGTGATACTTGAGCGCTTACTTGAGGCGCCAGTTTCGCATCCCACTTAGCCTCAGCTAGTACATTAACTGAACCTGTGAGCTGGGTTGTATTGGGAATAAACTGCTTAACCTGCTCAAAATCGAAGTCAGTTATCGTAAGCTTTGCAGCACCAGACTTACCTGCTCGAATATCTTCAGCTAAACAAACACTTGAGCCTGCTTGCAACCAGCAGTGCGCCGCGACATCCGCAAACTGCTTATCAATATCCGCAGTGATAGCCACTGGCTTCTCAAGTCGCCATGGTCCCTGCTCCGTTGAAAGCGTCATACGCTCAAGTGCACCTTTCCAAACCATTGATGGCTCTTGAATCAGTTCACCTGAGATAGCGAGACTGGTTGAGACAATGTCCGATACAACATCGAGAGTGAGCTCATGTTCTTTCTCACCACCGTCTACTCGCAGTTCAACGCTCTCAACTTTCTGATCTTGATAACTGATCCCATTCGCTTTAAGCACGATATCAGCTTGAGGCGCAGGCAGTGGTGTAACAGAACCATTCAAAGCTAAGCTATTAAGGGTCGCTTCGGCCTTCCATTTAACGCTATTGATGTTCAGACTTAAATCAACATTAGGCTCTTTCATTGGCCCAGATAACGCGATATCACCAACCAATTTACCCCTTAAGTCAGGAACACTTTTCGACAATTTAGGGAAGTTAAGAGCAACATTCATATCCCATTGCTTATCAAGCTTACCTATTACATTGATGGCGTTAACGCCGTGCGATAGACGCAGTCCTGATGTTTGAACGCTCGGCTCACCAGAGGCTGTTTTATCTGATGCCGACAGCTCGCCTTTGATGTTGAGTGGGTACTCTCTTAAGATGCCATCAATATCTACAATTGGTAGCTCTACTTGCCATCCACCCGCTTCCGTTAGGCTACCCGATGTCTCGAGGGCGCCGCTGATATCCCCTTCAGCTTCTGGCCATTGCAAACCGGGCTGAATATGCTGCAAACCGATATCCGCTTGCCAATTCACAAGGTCTTTCCAGCTGGCTTTCACCGCCCCCGTGACATGCCCACCCAGTGTCGCAATATCAAGGCGCTGCAAGTCAATATGCTCAGTGCTACCTGCACCTTCAACATCAAGGCTGATATCTGGGATATCTTTACCCTTGGCATTCGCATCTAGATTGAGCTGGAAACCTTCCAGTGAGCCGTTGGTTTTTAATTGTTTGATCGCAACCTGATAATCGCTATTGCCCTTCAAGGGCCATTGCGCCTGAGCATCATTCAATTCTAGGTCAAAAGGCAGTGTCGGCTCTAAAGGTTTAAGTTCGCCAGATAGCTTCGCTTCAATCAGCTCAGTTAAGGTGGCATCCAGAGTGAGCTCTTCCACACTACCTCTTGCTGATAGTTGGAGCTGTTGCCCCGCCGCATCGGTCTCTTTAACCAAGGCTGAGAGATCAAGATCAAGAGGGTAGCCACCTTTCAATTGTACTTTTGCCTTTAGGTCAGCCTCTGCCTGTGGCATATCCAACTCAAGAGTTTGTACATCGACAGTATGCTTACCCGCTTTCACTTTGAGCCCTAGGTGATTGACGATGACTGGCGTCTCTTGCTCAAGCTTAAAGCGATTTAAATCAAAGCGTTTAAGTACGACATTCAACGGAATCCATACTTCTGGTAACACTATCGCTTCGGCTTCTTTGACTGTTTCCGATTTTACTTCTTCTTCAAGAGAAGGCTCAGTTTCAGCGAGCTTGACGGTGAGATCATCGAACACAGTAGGAGAGATGGTCAGCACATCTCCCTTCATATTCATCGCCGTGGAAAAACGTTGCCAATCGATCTTGTTTCCTAGGATATCTAGAGAGATATCCTCAAAATTGACTCGATTCAATGTGATCGGTAATGGCGTTGAGATAGAGGTTAATGGCGCTGTAGGCTGTGGCTCTTCTTCCGCTGGCGGCAATTCAGTAAAGGTAAAATCTAGGCCTTGTAAAGTCAGATCCTCAACGCAGACTTGAGGATCCAATAGACATCTTGGGTTGATCGCCAGCTCAATCTTTTCAAGCTGGGTATTGATGTGCAGGCTTTCATCGACAAATTGAACGTTGTAAAGGCTAAAACGGGGAAAAAGCGCCCCTTTAGTACTCTCGACTTTCAGTTGTGGTAAAGCCTTCTCCGCCCCCCAAAGCGCCACATTTAAGCCCGGATTGGTAAAAAGAGCGAGACCCACTAAGGTCAATATAAGCAGCAAAATAGAGACGATTGAAATCGAAGTCCATTTGAAAATTCTGCCAATCACTTTAATCATAACTCAGGCCCTAAAGTGAAGTGTATTTGGAATTCATCACCAGGTTTAGCATCAAGCCCCCACGCAAAATCGAGACTCACGGGTCCGACGGGTGAAGCCCAACGGATACCGACACCAGTACCCGCTTTTAGATCGGGTGTGTCATTAAAGGCGTCACCAATATCATAGAACATGGCCCCCCACCAGTTGCCAAATAGACGATATTGATATTCAAAGCTTGCTGTGGTCATAAATTTTGCGCCCGTCAAAGCACCGCTCTCATCTCTGGGAGAGACAGATTCGAAGCCATAACCACGCAGGCTATTATCACCACCGACGAAGAATCGCAGAGATGGCGATAGCTTTTCAAACTCATCCGCAAAGTTGGCGCCATACTCTAAACGGGTTAAACCACGATGGTTTTCGCCAAGGCTGCGAATCCAAGCTGTACTGCCCTGGAAACGAATCACCTTAGTTTCAGAAAGCAGCGAATCATCCCCCGCTTCCAACATAATGGTCTGCTTGTCACCCCACATCGGCATCGCACCACCGCGAGTGCGTGTACGAGAAAAGGAGATTCCCGGCAGCACAAATTGCGCGATATCATCTTGAAGACCTTGCTCATAGTTCTCTAGTAGGTAGCGGACAAAAACCGTGCGCTGCCAACCGTTGTCGAGACGCCAAAAACGCTCAAGTTTCAGGTTGGACTCCAAGCTCTTAGTGTCGCGATTGTCAACGTTCTTCATACCATATGTGACTTGGTAATAGTCATTAAGCACATCATCAAGCGGTATTCTGTAGCTCGCGGTAACCGTCTGTTCTGGTTTAGAGATAGATAGGCTGCTATTGAAGCTGTGCCCACTGGTATTCACCCACGGTTTTTTCCACTTCAGGCTGCCTTTAAGCCCTAAGTCGGTAGAAACACCGATACCGGTTTCGAGCTGATTTCGAGCTTGAGGCGCTAGGCTCACCTTCATTGGTATTTCACGACCACTCCCCAAATCATCGAGGTCCGGTTCAACAAATACGGAGGAGAACCAGTCGGTGTTAGACAAATTTTGGTTGTACTCTCCCACCTTCGCGATGTCATAAGGCTGACCTTGTTCGAACGGCTTCAATGAGTGGACTTTGTCCTCTTCGATCTGGCTGCCTGTGATGGTTGTTTCACCAAAGTGATAACGAATGCCACTGTCGTAGTGTAAACGCACATAAGCGCGATTAAGCTCAGGTGCAACTTCCAGACGGCTCAATCCGTAGCTACCATCAAAGTACCCCTTTGCTAAACCTAAGTTACGCATTGATGATTTAAGTGAATCGTAACGACTATGATTCAGTATCTCGCCTTCTTGAAGGTTACTTTTAGCAACTAATGCTAGGAAATCAGGGTCGTTCCCCGCTTCTCCTGAGATAACGATATCCGAGGTGTCGATAACTACAGGTTCACCAGGCTTGACGTTTACTAAGAGTTCGCTTTCATCTTCAGAAGGCGTAAAAGTGATCTCTGGATGGTAATAACCCAAAGCACTCACCGCTTCTTTGATCATCGATTCTAAACGAGATTGAAAACGCAGAGATACCGAATACTCTTCTTCCGGAATAGCGCTCAGATAGGCATCAACATTGTCTTCAAGCGCCCCATCCAGCCCCTCTATTTCGAGAGAGACATCGGCAAAGGCAAGGCTTGAAGAGAGCACTGCGCCAATCAGAACTGGTAAAGTTTTTCTTATCATGTTTAATTGGGGGAAGTTATCAATACGTTAAGAATCAAAGGGAAATCATACCGCTAATTCAATAGCGCGTCTGTAATAATTCAAGCAATAAAACGGTCTAATTTAAAGGGTTAGTCGTATATTTAAAGACGGTTAAAGCGTATAGATACCTCTACAAGGAACTCAATCATGCTCAACAAACAACAAATGGTTTCAGAAGCAACAGCTTTGCCTGGGAACCCACATCCCATCACAATCTCAGAACCACATTTCGTTAATCAGAGTGATCTGCTTGCTCCACCCACCTCAGGGCAGCAAGAGATACTCCTTGGTCTTGGGTGTTTTTGGGGTGCTGAGCGCCTGTTTTGGCAACTTGAAGGCGTTGTGTCGACCTCAGTGGGGTATGCAGGCGGCTTCACTCACAATCCGACCTATCAACAAGTTTGTACGGGTCAGACAGGCCACACGGAAGTTGTGCGCGTGGTCTTTGAGCCCACTATTTTGCCGCTTGAAAAACTGCTTAAAACTTTCTGGGAAAGTCATGACCCAACCCAAGGCATGCGCCAAGGGAATGATCTAGGCACTCAGTATCGCTCTGCGATCTACACTTTTAGCGACCAACAGCAAGCTATTGCTGAGTCTTCAAAAATGAGCTATCAACAAGCGATGCAAGCCGCGCGAGGTTCAGAGATCACAACTGAAGTGCAGCCAGCCGGTGAGTACTTTTATGCTGAGGATTACCACCAGCAATACCTTGCTAAAAATCCAAACGGTTATTGCGGATTAGGCGGAACAGGGGTTTGCTTCCCGCCTCAGTAACCGTTAGAAACAAAAAAGGGCTTTGATATATCAAGCCCTTTCATTTCAGCGTGACCCGTCCTAAATAAGGTTGACACTCCCCAAGCAGAAAATTGGAGAGTGTTATGAAATCAATAACTAGACGAACTCAATGTGATTACTCCCTCGCTTTTAAATTGGATGTTGTTGATCAAGTCGAGCGAGGTGAACTGACTTACAAACAAGCACAAGACAAGTACGGCATACAAGGTTGTTCTACAGTATTAGTGTGGCTCCGAAAGCACGGTCGACTTGATTGGTCTGGGGGCACACCTCGATTCATGAAGAAAGGTTTACCTATGTCTGAATTCAATTCACCACCTACACCAGAGCAACGTATCAAAGAGTTAGAAAAGAAACTCGAGGATACCAAACTGAGGGCCGACTTCTTTGAAGAAGTAGTAAAAGTTATGGAACGAGACCATGGTGTCCGCGTCGTAAAAAAGCACAAAGGTGCGTCGTCCAAGAGCAAAACATAGCTCAGCTCACGGTGACTAGATTTTGCCAAATCATCAATATATCTAGGCAAGCATATTATAAACAGTGTCTTATTGACGATCGTAACAGGCAGCGTGACAAAGCTCTTCTGAGCTTTGTTCGTGAAACTCGCATCAAACAGGCTCGAATAGGAACGAGAAAGCTTAAGTACATGATGGAAAAAGCTGGAATGAAAGTAGGTCGGGATTATCTATTTTCTCTGCTTAAACATCATCGGCTGCTTGTGAAGGTTAAACGTGCTTACCATCGAACAACGGATAGCCATCATAGGTTTTACTGCCACCCAAATAAAATAAAGGATGGCTTTAAGCCCGAAAGACCGGAACAGTTGTGGGTTGCTGATATTACTTACCTTCCAACCTATGAGGGAAACAGTTACGTCAGTCTTATCACTGATGCCTATTCCAGAAAGATCGTCGGATACAGCGTGGATGACAACATGCAGACGAAGGCCGTAAAACAAGCTTTTATAAGAGCTTTGAGAGAACGTCGAAATCAGGAAAGCTTAATCCATCACTCAGATAGAGGCTCACAGTACTGTTCAAAGGAGTACCAAGACTTACACTCTAGGCACAAGATCGTGTGTTCCATGACTGATGGATATGACTGCTATCAAAATGCCTTGGCAGAGAGAGTAAATGGTATTTTGAAAATGGAATACTTGTTGAAGAAACCTAAAGATGTTGCTCAGGCGAGAAAAATGGTCGCCGAGTCAGTAGAAATCTATAATCAGATGAGGCCACATACGGCCTTAAAATACAAAACGCCCGATGAAGTACATCGAGCGTTTTGACTAAAAAGTGTCAACCCATATCAGGACGGGTCAGCGATTAAAAAACAATGCGTACTACATCGACATGCACGCAATGGTGCCATTCACTTCTTTAAATACATGGAGCTTTTTTTGGTCTGTCACTTCAGGAAGAAGGACTTTTCCTTGGTCGAATCTAAATTCACCGATACCTTCGATGCTAAATTGACCTTTGAATAGGACTTTAACGAAACGCGCCACTTGACGAGGGCGGTAAGTAGAAAATTCACGCAGCATAAACAACCTCAATTCCGTCTGAGTACAACAGTTTGTGATCAGCTCTTCACTTTTGAGCAAAGCACAAATAACAGCCATATCCGTTGGCTGATAGCAAAAAAATCTGTCGATTCCCTTGATATAGTTGCATTATACCCTTTAGTAACAACTCCGCAACACCTTTCAACGACGCACGATAAAAAAGTAAGCGAGGCATTTTATTTATTTCATAT
The Vibrio pelagius genome window above contains:
- the mpl gene encoding UDP-N-acetylmuramate:L-alanyl-gamma-D-glutamyl-meso-diaminopimelate ligase, encoding MHIHILGICGTFMGGAAVLARQLGHKVTGCDANVYPPMSTLLESQGIDIIEGFDPSQLEPRPDLVVIGNAMSRGNPCVEYVLDNNLKYTSGPQWLQEFLLHDRWVLAVSGTHGKTTTASMLAWILEDCGYAPGFLVGGVLGNFGISARLGESMFFVVEADEYDSAFFDKRSKFVHYHPRTLVMNNLEFDHADIFDDLEAIKRQFHHLIRTVPGNGRIFAPQQDRALEDVLSRGCWSETEFAGEEADWRAEKRVKDGSQFNVLFQGECVGQVEWPLVGDHNVNNALMAIAAARHVGVTPDLACESLAKFINTKRRLELKGEVAGVTVYDDFAHHPTAIELTLGGLRNKVGNSKIIAVLEPRSATMKRGVHKETLADSLKQADRTFLFQPDNIDWSVQEVADACHQPAIVSDDLDSLVTSIIEQAQPGDQILVMSNGGFGGIHQKLLDGLAAKG
- the fbp gene encoding class 1 fructose-bisphosphatase; translation: MSEMRTLGEFIVEKQSDFPHASGDLSSLLSSIRLAAKIVNREINKAGLVDITGAVGTDNVQGEAQQKLDLYANDKFKAALEARDQVCGVASEEEDEAVAFNKELNKNAKYVVLMDPLDGSSNIDVNVSVGTIFSIYRRVSPIGTPPTQEDFLQPGNKQVAAGYVIYGSSTMLVYTTGNGVNGFTYDPSLGTFCLSHENMMIPDEGKIYSINEGNYIRFPTGVKKYIKYCQENEPSDNRPYTSRYIGSLVSDFHRNLLKGGIYLYPSTQSHPNGKLRLLYECNPIAFIMEQAGGVASDGVQRIMDIKPTELHQRVPFFVGSKNMVNKVEEFLELNRDEA
- a CDS encoding DUF2799 domain-containing protein, yielding MKYLVLVFSVVLFGCAQSPPSTSNVDDWQLFGEQTAMKGYTKKDQATLSKSAESAVGPDLYAAYDKGYEAGRIEYCSQNPRSLGRKGEQYFGICDDIDKWFRIKFEGGAQSKIDLR
- the thiB gene encoding thiamine ABC transporter substrate binding subunit translates to MKFALTTLAVTTAASFSALASDNTLTVYTYDSFAADWGPRPAVEKAFEEKCGCDVNFVALEDGVSILNRLRLEGGNSKADVVLGLDQNLMAEAKKTGLLAEHSVDTSSVVLPNGWDDSTFVPYDFGYFSFIYNTEKLSNPPKSLKELVEQRDDLKVIYQDPRTSTPGQGLMLWMKSVYGDDATQAWKQLSKKTVTVTKGWSEAYSMFLEGESDMVLSYTTSPAYHIIAESDTKYASADFAEGHYTQVEVAAKVKGSDNEKLADEFMAFILSDEFQSAMPTGNWMYPVTDVELPKGFEQLTMPNKSLSFTSEEVAEKRKPWIREWQNALTF
- a CDS encoding gamma-glutamylcyclotransferase family protein, which encodes MSHLVFVYGTLRKGQHNHHFLKQSEKLGDWVTPPQFALYDLGSYPGMIFGKKKVLGEVYIVSDYVLASLDRLEDVPTEYRREQIETIFGLAWVYLYQYDLSEQREILTGDWCKRE
- a CDS encoding flavin prenyltransferase UbiX → MTKQSKAITLAFTGASGAPYGLRLLECLLAADYKVYLLISSAARVVLATEHDLKLPSGPDAAKAVLVKYLNCDPDRLVVCGKDDWFSPVASGSAAPKQMVVCPCSAGSVASIAHGMSDNLIERAADVVMKERGQLLLVVRETPFSTLHLENMHKLSTMGVTIMPAAPGFYHQPKSIDDLVDFMVARILDHLGIEQGLVPRWGYDQRH